ATAAAATCTGTAataaatttcatccaaatcggttcGGTGGTTTCGGCGTGAAGAagagacaaacagacagagcGACAATTTTCGCATTTACATAATTAGTAACGtagataacataaaattaaaatgttcacGAGTAATTTTTCTTTCACTTATTTTCTGAAACTCACGAATTAAAACAGGATTCTGTAATATATTTAGGGCCGTGTAAAGTCCTCAGGTCGTCGCTCAGTGAGCATTAGGAACACACGAATAATACTTTCAGCGGCGAGGGTCAGCTTccagataaataatatgggCTTAGCGAATTCATACAATTTTTCACTCTCCATCCCTTTTCATGTGGGTGGATTTGGATCGTTAGTAATAAAACTTAAGGCGTCAATTTGTGTTTCTATTGAATTGAGAACTATAattgaatattgttttattgttgtgattttttaaatatttccctTTTTCCTGTTATTAACTTGCTAATATTTGAATGGTTTAATGCTCACTTGAGAAGTtacgatatattatattaacgaatataattaatatacaggATTAATATCCTTGTTGAGTATCGTGACTTTGTCAGCATTTAATGTACTCTTTAGTCTCTACTATTTCCAAcagtataattacaataaattcgCTGTTTCTGTTTTAATTTGAACTCTTCTGTTTCCAGGCTAAAGGGCACGTTTTAGCTCAATATGTAAACTGTACTCGGAGcgaaacaattttttcacttcgtgtttttatttaatctctTTGCCTTTGgctagcgtttagctactattatgtattctgtgctttgGCTTTGAATAGCTTAGTTGCGATGTAAAGGCAAATAATACCCTACACGTGTAACATCCCAATTAGAAGACTTAAAACAACAGTTTGATCTatggataaaaaaaatatgtatgctggTACATTAACCCCTCAATCCCGGTGTCTAACTATCTAGATCTGGATGACAACGCATGCGTAATTTCTAAAATGGCGGCCAGAAATTGCCTTcctcaaaataattaattattccgCATTCAAGCCATATTTTATCATTCTGAAAATGACAATTTACTCATTGATATATTTcctatcttataaaaattgatatgattaTTAGGTACCAAGAAAGTATAGCTGTTTTACATGTCCAAAGTTTGTAAACGTGTTCTAAGGACTagattgcaaaaaaaataaatgcattcTCAGTTAAAATGATTCCATTTTTGACTGACTTTGCAATAGATAGCGGTAATCGTAGAATGCAATGACTCTTTCTTACTAGTCccttgtttttgtttttcagaCGAGTAAAGcataaagatttaaattttcCTTAGTTGAATTGTAGCAACTTGTGTGTATTGATATCATAGCTCCACTGTAGACGTGTGAACTAGTAGAAAACGTAATTACAAATCATACATGTCTATATTCTGCTATTAAACACTTCGATAATGACTGGACTTGGACTGGATGACTATGTAATAAGAAGGTAATAAGATTGAAATTTTGTTGTGGGTCGATTCTGACAAAATAACACATAGACAGTACTTTTCTTTATACCCATACACCCATACAGTTGAGACAATTCCTAAATATCCATTTTCAAGtatcataaacaattatacCTCTTATATGGTTGAAAGCCGACTCAAATTGCGATGCCTCTTTGCATTTATAGTGTTCAAATGAAAAATCCGGGATACAAACCGAATGAAAAAGCGAAGCTGAAAATATCGGTGGATTTTTTAATTGCTATGTTAATTATGGgataaatgtatattgtatagatagtcttatattaattactagctgtgtcctgcggtttcacccgcatagcttcgctcctgttggtctaagcgtgatgattTATATCCcatcgataaatgggctatcataacacggaaataatttttcaaatcggaccagtagttgctgagattagcgcgttcaaacaaacaaactctttagctttataatattattaagtatagatgtagataattatatacttaattattagggataggtaattatttacttaattttaggGTGTAATTACCACATCTTGAATTTTATCTCTTGGCATAATTGAATGCGCTAACGAGATAGACTAATGAGCTAGTAACAAGTACGGCattgtaagtaaattaatacAGATGAGATCAACTCTTTATGCAATTTGTATGCACgtgtaatatttgttttataaaacttgagagttttcttttaaaagtaataaatatttatattactcattatttGGTCATTGTACGATTAAAATGTGATTCatacaaaacgaaatatttcGTAGTTTCAATTATTACAGGAGCTAGATTTGAGTAATCGTAAGTGTTTTGGCGACAcgactataaaaataaaattatattttacgataCATATAAAGTATTTAGCAAGCCAtctaatatgtaatttataaggtGGCGGAAAGCCAAGCCTAGGCGCGGGCGTAGAAGCACGTagtattgatatttattttaagactaAGCTTGTTTAAATATGCTAAAGTTAACACCATtgtgttacatattttttatttgattttgttcaCCGTTATTACAATAACGGTGAAcatatatatacaaatatccatatttaaagatagatttcaaatatatgaataagaaataatttaattcattatacTATTTTAAGCGTGAGTGTCttggtttaattttattaaactgcTAAACgatttttgattaaatttgatttAGTTACAACCTAGTTAAAGATTTGATACGAAACTTGACTACATGGATGCATACCTATGTGAAAAACAAAATGGAACATTTCTAAGAAAATATCTATAACTTTCTGAAGATTTGTCATAACTTGGGTCATTTTAATTAACGAATTAGAAAGAGACACGTGGAATTTCTTTTGTAAAAATGCTTTATAaggtaaaaatgtaataacgCATTTCTAAGGTGGCACGTATGCGagcttaaatttattataattttctacattaaaatataagaaaaaaaaaaatgttgtgtggttttatgaaaccacggtaaaagtgaaactgttcgaacggttccgaacactgctttgtgtagcgcatgtcgcgtgtcggtcggctgccgagtaggtatacctactcggcagccgcgatacacgcgacatgcgctacacagaccaaaaagtttgagacgatgtaataaaagtttcactttaaaaaattaaattgaatgtaatttttttgtaacgtattgaaattaaagaGAATGTCATATgagttatgtttatttacttgTCTTTGATGTTTAGTAAGCCATGAGCTTTAAATGCCATTAATTGACATTTCTACAACtttcctaaaattaaataattaattttaggaAAGTTGATATTTCTACAACTTtcctaaaattaattatttaattttaggaaagttgtagaaatatacaattatttaaaagagtAGATACCTATACCTGTACCTAACATACTAAACAGTGTAAGAACTATattgcttataaaatatttttttgggttttatagaattaatatactattttaaagaatatactGTTTTACATACTTACTTAACCCAACGTAATTGCCCATGTCTATGAACCTCGGaacactataatatgtattgaaaaagAAATCCAAAAGAAGCGTGTTCACTCTGAAAGGCTGCCAAATCGGCCATTGCAAAGATAACTTGTTCCTCCTTCATTCGGTTTCGAGGcacgtttttgttttatgattttatgtatattggaACTATCTGGCCGTGATTCATGGAAATGGGATTCGAGAATTTATAATCCCCACTTATAAGTGGCATTTTGAAGTGACAATGACGCACAAATTGGCTAATCACCTACCTCATCAACTTATAGGGATTTTGGTAGGTTTAAAATTGTCCTAGTGAATGGGTAAACCGTATTATGTCaatggtgatgatgatgaagaatGACGATGAGATGAATttcaaattttgtttttttttctggcTATCTTGCCAtcgttttatgtaaatattgtttCGACTGATTTACATTTACTTGTTACCAGCATTTAGCAAAGTATGTATCTGTTAGATAGAGACGGTAGTGAACACTGCTTTCATTCAAAGCTTTTAACTATATTAAACATCacataaatccatactaatattataaatgcgaaagtaactctgtctgtctgttactcaatcacgcctaaactactgaacccattttcatgaaatatggtatggagatattttgatacccgagaaaggacataggctactttttatcgcgggaaaatgacgcaatcccggattacccacggggacgggaactatgctggtttttctttgactgcgcgggcgaagccgcgggcggaaacctagtaataccataaaaaaTAGCACCCTTATGACACTTTTAATCAAAACATATCTCTCATTACACaactttatataaaactgAACAAACGAGTGAAACTTGTTCCACAAAGGAAATAGCCGTATCTAACTTGGGTAATTTATAGCTGGCGCGCGGGTTTGGAAAATGTTTGCGAGTTCTCTTGAATTCTTGCGGTGtgggaaataataattagtcgtgagaataattattattattatgaaaacaaagAAGACGACTGCTAGGTAATATATGTACTATGTAGCCTATGTCATCAACACAATTCTGATGATTACAACGACACCTCAAAATCCGTCCAGCGGTTTAGGCTGTCGGGCGTGCCAAAGaaatatacacacatacaaacaCTCGAAAAAGGTAACGCAATTTTTTAGAATCAAGTAGAAAGGAACTTgggagaaaaataaaacagggACACATAGCATGTAGCCTCGCACGGAAAATGCgtcgcgaggctgctcgctaTGTGTGGATCCTTATTAGATGCCAAAAAGTTCACAGATCCATAATTTTGTCTGAGAGAAAATTTTggtgaaaaaaaattctacACTATGGTATCGacacaaacaaaacaatttaattacttacacTTTACCACGACATTTGAAATCCTTTGCTATTTATTTAGCTAACGATGGCGTTTAAAGCCCTCCTATTCACATCGAGATAAATCGAGAGCGGTCGTGAATTGTATTAGTTTTCTGTTCATAGATCAGTCAGTCGGTCAGTCGCTTACGTCAGTGTGAAGCGTACGTGTTTGAACAAGCgggttacaaattaaattcaaatctaaTTGAAATAGTGTATTTTGCTAGAAATATTTCTCAGTGTTGCTTCAGTTATCAAAAACAATCTGATTTGTAGTTGAATACGAGTTATACATcacgatatattattaaaattaacattagaAACTTTTTGTGTAAACAGTGAGTGATAAAAGTGGTTGAcggtatattaaaaacaaaagttttaaAGTGACATTGTCATCTATCGTGAAGATTAACCTAATACAATAAGAAACATTATTTCGCAACTAACCACAAGACACTCGTAGCTCTGTGCGAAGTGAACTGGACATAGAACAATTAGTCGGAAGATCGATCCTGACAGGggacataatatttgaaatttgatttttttttttttctcttttaattactataatttctaaCCATTATGAAGTTTGCCTGTTGCAAAGCTACAACGGAAGGCAGTGCTGGGATTTTATCTTGCCCTCATTGTAAACGAAATTATCATATAGCTTGTCTGTTTCCAACtgacaaaaagaaacaattgtcaagtgaatataaaaaaaactggtTTTGCCCCGAATGTTCCACACATCAGTCAATATCCCTGAATACTGAAAATACCCCAGTACGCTCATGCGCTCAATTGTTGCAACGAAGTCCTGAGAACATTACAACACGTAGAGGTGGCACGTCTTCATTGAAATCCCCTATTGCTATGAATAATAATCCATTATCAGCTGATTGTATTCGAGAGATTACTTATATCCGAAGAGATGGAAAAGTTGCGCCGCTCTTTGGAGTCGTCAATTATGAATAGAATTTCGTcagatttaaattgtattaagcaagaaattattagtttaaaagaCAGTATCACATTTATAAACAGTAGATATGATGACTTCAGCAAAACTATTTCAACgcttgaaaaaaatgttaaatcttTTGCTACAACGGCTACTGAGGTCTCAAATCTAAAAGATAGTATTAAAAGCTtagaaaatgataataatacaaagGAGCAGTGGTCCAGACGttcaaatattgaaatttatggTATACCTGAAAAAAAGGGCGAAAATCTCTTTGAAATCCTAAAAGTCATAGGTGAAAAATTTCAATTCCCATTAAACCTAAGCAGTGATTTGGATTTTATCACACGTGTCGCTCCGAAAGATAgagataataaacaaattaaacccATCGTTGTGAGATTTCAGGCTCGTTACAAAAAAGACGATTTCCTAACCCAAGCgagaaaattaaaactaaaagccTGTGATATTGGCTATTCTGGCAACAACTCTTTTATTCACTTCAACGACCATTTGACTAGAGCCAATAAAGTCTTGCTAAAACGTACCAAGGAATTGGCGAAGGAAAGAAACTACAAGTTCGTATGGGTTAAGAACTGTTCGATCATGGTTCGTCAGGCGGATAACACACCGTTGATTCACATCTCagattataaagatttaaacaagataaaataagtattatatttctagctcaatttacttttttaatctttaatttaattaatacgtttttaattaatggcATAGTCATGGGAGCTGATCGAGGGATGTCGAGAAGTTACTTGTTCAAATGTAATTTAGCAAATCTGAACACACTTTTATTAATTGGGGGTCTACTCATATTTACTCAAGGTCTCTTGTTTCTATTTTTTGTGTTAacaatgtttgtttattttatgtgctTCTTTCAGTATATCTATCTATGCGGTGATTTAATACACTTATTTAACAATGGCATCCCCTGAACTTTCATTTTACTATCAAAATGTGCGTGGGCTAAGGACCAAAACAAATATCTTTCTCCAAAATCTTTTATGCTCTGATTACGATGTAATTTGCTTATGCGAAACTTGGCTCTTAccaggcatatttgatgctgAATTGTTTGATCACCGTTATAATGTTTACCGATGTGATAGAAACTATAACCTGAGAGGAGATACGTTAGGTGGCGGTGTTTTAATTGCTTTAAAACGTGAATTATTAATTCGATCCTCAAATTGTATCGATGTTACAGGTGCAGCTGCTGATATAATAGAGGTATCGTTTACGCTAGGAATTTCTTCCCACCCTAAAGTATACCGAATTTATTGCTGTTATTTTCCACATTGCCGTTTGCAGTTTGATGTTATGACTGAGTTTTTAGAAACTATTTCTACTTCTTACACAAATAACCCAACCGATGAATATTTAATCCTCGGGGATTTTAACATTTCATCCGCTCTGTGGGGTGATTCTCAGGAATACCCAAATATAATCAATGCTAATGATCAAGATGTTTTGATCAGAGCTATGCattgttttttaaactttacaaattttagtcaatacaacagaattcctaacaaaaacaataagcAACTGGACCTCGTCATTGCAGGATTCGAATGCACTGTTCAGCACTGTAAAGAACCTCTTATCGTGGAAGATTTTCATCATCCTGCTTTAACTGTTAAAGTGGTTGTATTGAATATGAATTATCTTCGACCGATCCCGCGTTTTGTTCGCATCTTTCGCGCTGCTAATTATGATGATATTAACCTAGAGCTTTCTCGCTGTGATTGGTCTAGTATGCTTAATTCGGAGAACATTGATATTGCTTTGAATAATTTCTACGATTACTTATatgatattattgaaaaatatgttcCAAAGCGACGAGTGACAGAGACAAAATATCCAACCTGGTTCTCtaaatcattaataaaaataaacaaagaaaagttaaaatttcataaaaagtgGAAAATATACGGAAGGTTAAGTGACtacaatacttttaaaattttacgtgGGCGCGAAAAACAGACTTTTCAGATTTGTTATAATCGGTATATCAGTAATGCTGAAACTAAATTGAGATTGAATAGTCAGTATTTTTGGTCGTTTGTTAAATCTAAAAAAGCTTGTCCCGAATTACCTGCCACAATGTTTCTGGATAGTAAATCCATAAGTAATGGTCGTGATATATGCAATTCCTTTAACCATTATTTTCAATCTGTTTACGAACCAAACGATGGTAATTTCTCGTTCGTTTCTGGTCCTGTGGATGGTTTCACTGATGGTCACTGTTTAGGTTTAGGATCAGTTCAAGTTTGTGAGAAAAAAGTAGCTAGTTACCTAAAGAAGTTGGATATTAACAAAGGGTGTGGACCTGATGGAATTCCTCCCGTGTTTTATAAGTCCTGCTATCACAATCTGGCGTCGCCCATTTGTTATTTGTTTCAGCTATCTCTAAATACAGGTACAATGCCAAAAATCTGGAAGCAGTCCCATGTCATCCCAATCCATAAATCCggaaacaaacataatatcaaaaattatcgacctatttcaaaattaaataccaTTGCAAAGTTATTCGAGAAAATCGTCTATGATGCTATTTTTCCTCATATCCGACCTTTAATTATAGAACAACAGCATGGCTTTATTGATCGGCGATCGACAGAGTCTAATCTGTGTGAGTTTCTTCATAATGTGGCTTGTGCTATGGACCGTGGTGGACAGTTGGATGTGGTTTACACCGACTACTCTAAGGCGTTTGATAAGATCTCCCATCAGTTGTTAATTCACAAATTACGGGTAGCCGGTATACATGGTGATCTCTTACGGTGGCTGGAATCATACCTCAGAGAACGAAGCCAAGCTGTTAATATAAAAGGTCATTGCTCTTCTTTTATTCCAGTTACCTCTGGAGTACCGCAGGGTTCTCACCTTGGTCCACTGCtgttcaatatatttataaatgacgTTATTGGTCATTTTAGTAACTGTAATTTCCTACTTTATGCAGatgacatgaaaatatttagagtAATCAAAGATCAACGTGATTGTTCCTTCCTACAGGAGGATCTTCAAAACTTGTGTCGTTACTGTGCTATGAACTCCTTGCACTTAAACGTGAATAAATGTAACGTCATATCATTTACTAGGAAAACTAAgcctatattatttaattactctCTGAACGGAACTTCGTTGACTAGGTTGACTGAAGTCAGAGATTTGGGTGTCTTTTTGGATTACAAATTAACTTTTGCTGcccatataaattatatcacaGCCAAAGCATATCAAATGCTTGGTTTTGTTTTAAGAGTTGGTAGGGAATTTAAACAATGTTCAACTTTGATTCTTCTGTATAATTCGTTCGTTCGATCTATTTTGGAGTATGCATCTACAGCCTGGAATCCGCAatacaatatctatataaataatattgaacatgtccaaaataaatttatcaaacatttgaattataaaagtGCTAATCAGAGAGGTCCCACTCCCGCGATAATCCCTTTAATAAACCGTCGACATGAACGAGATCAGGTATACTTATacaagataattaataatgacgTAGATTCTTCCTTTCTTTTGAGCAATTTACTTTTACGATGTCCCCGTTTATGCTCTCGTGACAAAGCCCTATTTGCATTACctaaatttaaatctaaatttgctagaaatacatatttataccgtgtttgtcataattataataataattttagtgaccttgatttattttacgaaaaattcAAATCGTACAAAACCAAAGTTCGAAATAAATGCAATAGTAACTgtgatatttaaattgtattcatgcttgttatttctatatttatttgtatcttcAAGTAGACTGTTTGTGACtgaatgtgtatttttttaaagaacttaaatttttagtGGAAACTTTGCTGATATGTGTATAGTTTGTTATCTCTTATGTATAagatatattgtattgtttgtttcccaaatataaataaaataaaataaaataaaatagatactGGAATAGGCCTTCAAATCCATCTTTTAGATGTATGTGAGTAAAGGTTGAAATACTGTTAGAAATTATAGATTGCAAGCATTATCTGACAATTTCATATCCATGTCCATGTCATCAACCTTCATATTAAAGCCTCACATTTCACAATAATgccgttagtacaccgacgcattctcgtgcggcagcgaatctctgcgaaactactgcgtagcgaaatatctgcggaacgttagtaaacagcaatgttttcgaaactttttcgcaatgcgtctgtgtagtggccatttcgcagttccttgcgaaacaatactgacaaggacgcaactatttcatttatctatgagctagagtgagacatatcatatgcaaaaacctgccatactactgacagatttttcgttgtttcgctgccgcccgcgaatgcgtcggtgtactaacggcgGCGTTACACATCGATACAAACATGACaaaactgtaataaatattattttgtaagctacctatttgaagtttgtgcaataaaactgaaaataacGTTCATAATGTCATGTTACTCGGAAATTTGTAACGATCCATATTTTATAACGATGTCTTTCCTTCAAacatatgtttatttttcatcatTATGCTACAAATATTCACATGCAGATACTTTGTAAGAATTCTTTAGTTAGTTCGTACGTCAAGTCATAGCGtatgcttaaaataaataaattattataaagaaaacagagcttctttaaatttaaacatttattccaTTTCCATAATatcattacaaatatttttcccAAACATTGGTTTAATTTGTTTCTTGCTAAAACTAAAACTCTGCTTTTTAAGAAACTAGAGCCATTTTGTTATGTAAATGCTTTAgtttagtataataataaaatacctaagtaAATTGTCGTTAAATACCTAAGTAAAGTACATTGTCGTTTAGATTTTACtggaaaataattaagtttgtattgtatcatatttttaatatacaaaaatgtaattGTTGGTTGCCATTGGTTTAAAAATTGAACAATTAAAGATGACGGTGTTCGTCttgcaaattttaattaaattaaaaacactcCTACAAATATGCATGACgaagaaaattacaaaatagcAATCTCTTTTTTAAACGCGTCATGTCGTTAAGTGTAAAAAATCACTATGTACACAGAATACTGAGTCATCTCTAGCTAATAACCTTTTATATTGCTTTCTGAGATATCAACAATTATCTACCCTTTCGAACGCCCCTAATTTGTGAATACAATGCATAAATTATTACCAACACTATTGAGATCATAAATCTTTTATTGTTACCGATTgccatataaaaatattacagagaaaaaattagaaaaagaCAGCTgctatttttcattttctccAGTACTACGAAAAATCTAAgatcttttataaataagctGATAAATATCTAGATTTTTTCTAGGAAACACTGGTAATTTGTCAATTTACTGTATCATGATAACACGATATAAAAAGGTTATTTTCgctttttcaaataaaaaatgagcaaTATAGAAGCTTATATTGCTCAAGTCGTTAGTAATTTTGGATCCAAATTATACGTTGTAGCAAATCTTATAAGTCAAGTGATCTCTTTCATATTCATCGGAGCTTCTCTGGTCTATCTCAAAGGTTCAAAAGTTCACAAAGGTTCAACACGTCTGCAATGCGTACACATATGTATAGTACAGATCACATATAGTAGaaatatatattcaaataCGCAGAACTCATTATGCAGCTCTTGGCAACACACTTAACAAAAACGGTTAAACAGTGTTAAGGACAGCTTGGACGTCGTCCAACAAGTCTAGTATTGATTATCACACGTATCCAAGTTGCTTGTACCTACTTAGAAAGCTCGTAGTTTATTTGTAACATAATAAGGATctcgaaaaaataaatatatttgccGGTCATTTCTCAAGTCAATATGTTAATAAGGTTAGTTTGtcctataaaaattaaatacccCCTTCCCATTTTCCCGTCCCTTTATAGTCCCCTTACTCCAATGGTGTATAAGATACAAGTGAGTCTGTTTGAATATCTGGAAAAGGTACTAGGAATTTCCTTATTTCTATATACTTACGTACGTATATTCCAAcgaaaacatttatatatttaactaaaaaagcTTTTGTATTTTACAGTCCGAGAAGAATTTCCAAATGCTGCTTTTTTCACAAAAAGAATACTCGAATACTATAAACGTGTTAATTCGCAAAGCACTTGTTTAGGATACGTGTGTTCCAACAGCCATGTTAATACTGGTATAATCCTGCTAAGTCCACTGTGCATGTAACTATAAGGCCATTGTCTCGCAATGAGACAGCCAGTGTTGTTCTAAATGCTGTGGATATGTAAGGAATGTAGATATTTTggatatttataattgttgTAGCTGCACCGACTAACCTCGTGCtttagaaacaaaaataattttgtttcgaCGAACTTTTTCAAAGGAGGTGGGtgatttacttattaaatttactgttgaaaaaagttaataaataaaagataatattataatgtaatggGCCTAGGTAAAACGTTAAAATTGGACGAGTTATTTGAttgatatacctatattttcttatttatttcttcatttaaCTTATGACCATGAGACCAATTTATATCTAGATTCTAGGCATCTAGATTTACCTACCAAAATCGTTTTATTTGCGTTGATATATCGTACACTgctaaaatatacatataaatttgaatacgCAAGTGTACATCTCTAGACAGAGCGGGATAATCTGAACATTTCCGCATCGTCTTAATTGCTTTAGTGGGT
The Colias croceus chromosome 18, ilColCroc2.1 genome window above contains:
- the LOC123699574 gene encoding uncharacterized protein LOC123699574, with translation MEKLRRSLESSIMNRISSDLNCIKQEIISLKDSITFINSRYDDFSKTISTLEKNVKSFATTATEVSNLKDSIKSLENDNNTKEQWSRRSNIEIYGIPEKKGENLFEILKVIGEKFQFPLNLSSDLDFITRVAPKDRDNKQIKPIVVRFQARYKKDDFLTQARKLKLKACDIGYSGNNSFIHFNDHLTRANKVLLKRTKELAKERNYKFVWVKNCSIMVRQADNTPLIHISDYKDLNKIK